CACGCGGTGCTCGGCCCGGAGATCGGCCGGCTCTTCGGTGACCTGCACGCCGATCACGGGGTGCGGTTCCACTTCGGGTCGCGGCTGACCGAGATCGTGGGCCACGACGGCATGGTGCTGGCCGCCCGTACGGACGACGGGGAGGAGCACCCGGCGCACGCGGTGCTCGCCGCGATCGGGGCCGCGCCGCGGACCGCGCTCGCCGAGACCTCCGGGCTGGCCCTGGTCGACCGGGAGCACGGCGGCGGGATCGCCGTGGACGAGTCCCTGCGCACCTCCGACCCGGACGTCTACGCGGTCGGGGACGTGGCCGCCGCCCACCACCCGGTGCTCGGGACCCGGCTGCGGGTCGAGCACTGGGCCAACGCGCTGAACGGCGGCCCGGCCGCCGCGCGGGCGATGCTCGGCCATCCGGTCAGCTACGACCGGGTGCCGTACTTCTTCTCGGACCAGTACGACGTGGGTCTGGAGTACTCGGGTTACGCGCCGCCCGGCGGCTACGACCAGGTGCTGGTCCGCGGTGACGCGGGCAAGCGGGAGTTCATCGCCTTCTGGCTGTCCGAGGGGCGGGTGCTGGCCGGGATGAACGTGAACGTGTGGGACGTCACCGACCAGATCCAGGCCCTGATCAGGTCGAAGGCGCCGGTGGACCGGGAGGCCCTTGCGGACCCGTCGGTTCCGCTCTCCTCGCTGATCGGAGGCTAGGGGCCGCCCGGGGGGGCTGACGGAATGGCCGGCGCCCGGCCGTAGACTTCACGGGTGGCTGGACGGATCAACGACGACGACGTGAAGGCGGTACGGGACGCGGTCCCGATCGACGCCGTGGTCTCCGAGTACCTCCAGCTGCGCAACGCGGGCGGCGGCAACCTCAAGGGCTTGTGCCCCTTCCACGACGAGAAGTCCCCGTCCTTCCAGGTCAGCCCCAGCAAGGGCCTGTACCACTGCTTCGGCTGCCAGGCGGGCGGGGACACCCTCGACTTCGTCATGAAGATCGACCACCTCTCCTT
Above is a genomic segment from Streptomyces sp. NBC_01233 containing:
- a CDS encoding NAD(P)/FAD-dependent oxidoreductase; this encodes MVDAHRTFVIVGAGLAGAKAAETLRSEGFTGRVILIGDERDHPYERPPLSKGYLTGKEDRESVFVHEPSWYAAADVELHLGQPAVQLDRDAKKVVLGDGTVLHYDKLLLATGAEPRRLDIPGTGLAGVHHLRRLAHAERLKGVLAGLGRDNGHLLITGAGWIGLEVAAAARGYGAEVTVVEPEATPLHAVLGPEIGRLFGDLHADHGVRFHFGSRLTEIVGHDGMVLAARTDDGEEHPAHAVLAAIGAAPRTALAETSGLALVDREHGGGIAVDESLRTSDPDVYAVGDVAAAHHPVLGTRLRVEHWANALNGGPAAARAMLGHPVSYDRVPYFFSDQYDVGLEYSGYAPPGGYDQVLVRGDAGKREFIAFWLSEGRVLAGMNVNVWDVTDQIQALIRSKAPVDREALADPSVPLSSLIGG